The Sulfurovum sp. TSL1 genomic sequence TGAACCCTTCGGGGAGTTCATAGTCATAATTTTTTGTCAGAAGCTCTTCATTCATACAGAGGGTTAGAGTGTGCTTTGGGCAGTTTCTTCATCTGCATCTTCATCCTCATCTTCATCTTCAACGTGTGGATTCACGACACGTACGATGAGGATAGAGAGACCATAAAGGAGGACAAGCGGTGCAGCCATAAGAAGCTGGGTCAGTACATCCGGTGGTGTAAGCAGTGCAGCCACGACAAAGATGATCAGTACAGCATATTTGAAAAAATCTTTAAGTGTTTTATCCGTAACAAGGCCGAGAAGGGCTAAGAAATAGGCAAATACCGGCAGTTCAAATGCAATACCGAATCCCATCATGATCTTTGTAAAAAAGCCGACATAGTCTTCGATATTGATCAGTGGCGTATAGAGAAAAGAACCAAAGGTAATGAGGAACTGAAATCCAAATGGCGTCACGACATAGTAGGCAAACAGCACACCTACAAAGAACATGACGGAACCGCCTATCACAAATGGAAGGATCATCTTTTTTTCATTATTGTACAGGCCGGGTGCAACAAAAAGCCAGATCTGATAGAGTATGAACGGCAGTGCACCCAAGATACTCGCAAAAAATGAAACTTTCAGTGCGACAAAAAATGCACCGCCGACCTGGTGGGTCGTTACCATGCCATCAGCAGCCTTTTTTGAAAGGTGTGCCACTTGGTCCAGAGCCTCGTTCAAAGGTGCAGTGATCCATGCCAATATCGCTTCATGAAAGAAAAATGCAATGACAAATGCAATAAATACCGAGAGTACTGAGAGTCCGAGTCTTTTTCGTAGTTCAACAAGGTGAGGCCTTAATTCACTAAACATTATGCATCACCTTCAGGTTTGTCTGTTGTTTCATCCGTCGCTTCTTTTTTCTTTTGCTTTTTTGGCTTTGTAAATGTGACCGTGTCATTCTTTGCCTCAACCTGTGTGGCAACACCTTCGTTTTGGGCTGTTTCTGCAGTGTCAGATTGATTCTCTTTCGAAACTGCTTTAGGAGACTCTGTTGAGATCTCCTCCTCAAACTCATCAAAATCTATGTTTTTAAAATTTCTCAGTTCGTTGGTTGCATCATCCAGTTGTTTTTTATAATTGAGCGCTTCTTCTTTAAGGTCTGCGATCTTCATCTCTTCTTCAAGAGAACTTTTTGCCTCACTTACGGTCTTTTTAACACCTTTGATAAATTTAGCGACCTCTATCATTGCCTGAGGTAGTTTATCTGGCCCCAAAAAGAGTATAGCAACAATGGAAATAAGAAGTAACTCAGTAAAGCCGATACCAAACATAATATACCTTGTAATTTAATTGCTGTATTTTATCAAATTATCCTAAAATGTAGAGTGCGAGTTCATCACTCAGGAAGAAATTATCATTATAGTAATGTGTAGTATCGCAGCGCAGTTTCTTTTTTTCACAAAGTGTATATGCTTTTTGTAGCATCGCTTCTGTAAGAAGAGCCTTTTCTACACCTACGCTGCTTCGTAAGCCCAAAAAGATCTTTTCTGTCAGCAGTTCATCCGGGGTGAGTGCTTCTTCTGTGATGCTAAGCGGATCTGCCACATAGGTTTCGATATCGGTTTGGGGATAAAAACGTCTGTTCTTTAAAAATCCTACGGCACCGGCGCCTGCACCTATATAGTTCTTGAGTTCCCAATACCCTCTGTTATGTCTGCTTTGATAGGTACCGAAGTTTGAGATCTCATAGGCCTTAAAGCCTCGTTTTTCTATCTCATCGGAGACAAAGAAAGCAAGATCCTCATTGTCCTGCCTCAACTCAGGGGTCATTGAAAACTTTGTCCCGTCCTCTATGGTCAGTTCATAGGCAGATATATGATCGATAGGCAGAGAAAAGGCTTCCTTTATGTCATCTAAAAGCAGTTCTTTTGTGTCACCCCGGTAGTTGTAGATCAGATCCAAAGAGAGATGCTCAAATCCAAGCGCTTTGGCAGTATGTATGGCGTCTTTGGCCTGTTGCGGGTTATGTGCCCGGTTCAGGGCTTTGAGTTTTTGTGCATGAAAACTCTGCACCCCGAAACTGACACGGTTCACACCAAGTTTTCTCATCCCCTCAAGCCACGCTTTGTCTGCAGAGTTCGGGTTTGCTTCTGTAGTGATCTCCGCATTTTTTTTCAGATAGGGATGAAGCAGTTCAAAAATGGGAGCATAGAGTTCAGGGTCTACCGTTGAAGGTGTCCCTCCGCCTATAAAAAGCGTTTCTACACTTTGCGGTTTGACATCAAAACGTCCCAGTTCAAAAGTAAGTTGTTGATAGAGCGCTTTCATATATTTGGACTGGGTTTCAAATTTATCGACATAGGTGTTGAAGCTACAGTAGTGACACTTAGAATCACAGTAGGGAATATGAAGATAAATTAGCAAATAGTTTTCTCACTTTTCAAATGTTTGTAACCGCAGTTTAGATAGAATAATATCAGAAAATCAGGAATGTATCGATAAACTTTAGTCAATTTAGAGTAAAAATACAATTTGGTGCTGATTATCAAAAGAGGCGCATCTCTTTGCTTTCCTTTGGAAGAAGAAGGCACAGTACCAATGCAATAGAAGAATGGAATCTTTGTTGCGTCCTATTGAATTAGATAGTGAAATGAGTAAAAGTATGCAAAAGAAAAAGAGCTATAGGCCCAATGTTGCAGCTGTAATACTCTCTTCCAGATATCCGGACAAGTGTGAGTTCTTTGTAGCACATCGAAGTGATATCAAGAACGCATGGCAATTTCCTCAAGGGGGTATCGATGAAGGTGAAACACCTCGAGAAGCACTGAAACGGGAATTGCTGGAAGAGATAGGCTGTGATAATGTAGAGGTACTGGGGGAGTTTCCGGAATGGATCACGTACGACTTTCCCAAAAGATCACGAGGTAAGACATACCCTTTTGACGGGCAGACACAAAAATATTTTTTGGTACGCCTTAAAGAGAGTGCAACCATCAATTTACAGGCATATGATATTCCTGAATTTGAAGAGTATGAGTTTGTAGAGTATGAACAGTTATTTAAAAAGGTGACCTACTTTAAACGCAAAGTCTATCGTAGGGTGATCGATTATTTTATAGAAGAGGGTTTGATATAGATGTTAGTTGTACATAAATATGGCGGTACAAGTGTTGGAGATTTAGATCGTATTGAAAATGTGGCCAACCGTGTAGCCAAAGCAAAAGAAGCGGGTAATGACATTGTGGTCGTTGTCTCTGCGATGAGCGGTGAAACCAATAAACTCATAAGCTATGCAGAGCACTTTACAAAGAATCCTGCAAAAAAAGAGATGGATATGCTGCTGAGTTCGGGAGAACGTGTTACGGCTGCACTGCTCTCTATTGCTTTGCAGTCAAAAGGCTATGATGCCGTAGCCATGACCGGACGCCAAGCGGGTATCGTGACAGACAATACACATACCTATGCACGGATCGAGTCTATAGATCCGTCTGCAATGCAGGATGCCATAGGTGAAGGTAAGATCGTCATTGTTGCAGGTTTCCAGGGTATCAATAAAGACGGTTCGGTCACGACACTGGGACGTGGCGGTTCGGATCTTTCTGCTGTTGCACTGGCTGGAGCCTTGAAGGCTGACCAGTGTGAGATCTATTCTGATGTGGATGGTATCTATACAACAGATCCGCGTATTGAACCCAATGCAAAGAAGCTCGACACGATCTCTTATGATGAGATGTTGGAGCTTTCGTCACTGGGTGCGAAGGTGTTACAGAACCGTTCAGTGGAATTGGCAAAAAAACTTAATGTAAAACTCTACGCTAAAAGCAGTTTTAGCGACAATGAAGGTACGCTTATTACAAAGGAGAGCAATAGTATGGAAGAGGTATTAGTAAGTGGTGTTGTCCTTGACAAAAACCAAGCAAGAGTGACACTCAGAGGTGTTTCAGACAGACCGGGGATCGCAGCAGAGATATTTACCATGTTGGCAGAGGCGAACATTAATGTCGATATGATCATTCAGAATATGGGGACCGACGGTTCTACAAATCTTGGCTTTACGGTACCGCAAAGTGAACATGAAAATGCCAAAAGACTGATGGAAAGTTTTGACCATGATATTCAGGGGATGGATTTTGATGAGCATGTCTGTAAAGTTTCTGTGGTGGGTGTAGGTATGAAATCTCACTCAGGAGTGGCTGCTGCAGCATTTACTGTACTTGCTGAAAATAACATCAATATACAGATGATCTCTACATCAGAGATAAAGGTCTCTATGGTGATAGATGAGAAGTATGGCGAGCTTGCTATCCGCGCACTTCATGAAGCTTACGAATTAGACAAGTAGCCTGATGCAGCAGCTTTTAAAGTGGACACTGGAGACCATTCGTGAAGAGGAGTCCTCTTTCTCATGGATGGAAGAGTACCGTTATGAGTGGGCACCTTTAGCCAAAAGTGCAGTTTCACAGAGTATTGAAGGAAAAACAGCACTGATCATTACGGATGAATCCCATGAGTGGTTTGCTAAATATATCTTGAATCATATCAATGATCTGAAAAAGAACAGGCCGCTTCTCCCTTTTTATGCTTTATTGAGCTGCTTCCCGCATCTTCATGCGATGAAATCGACACAAGATCTGCAACTGCTTGAAGATATGCTGGAGATCTCTTATCCTAACGGTTATTATATCTGGTATATCGGCAAGGGAGACCACCCTTTGACAAAACTCGCCTACAGAAATGAAAACAGTTTTTTGTGGGTCATGGATGAAGAGGTCCAAGACAGTTTTGCCTTCCGTAGTTCGGATCCTTTACTGGATATTAAACTCCTACAGCTCTACAAGCTTTTTGACAATACACTCTCAGCAGCACTTTTCGGGGACCTAGATCTAGAGTCATGAGACTAGTTAGCCAAGTGATCATCAGCAGCGATATCGATGACACGGTGATCCAGCTCGAAGGACTGCAGCAAAATGAACGTTTTGTAAAGATCATCAAAGAAGATAATTTTTTAGTCGAAGATGCAAAACTGGCGATAGAAAAGGCGCATATGGCCAGCGATGAGACCACTGTCATCATACTTGCGGCAAAAACGTTCTCTCCAGTGGTACAGAACAAACTTTTAAAAGTGATAGAAGAACCCCCGCCCAGAACAGAGTTTGTTCTCATTACACCGAATAAAGCGACGATCCTGGATACGATCCGTTCACGTTTGCCTATCACGGTATGTGCTTCGTATGTAGAAGAGGAAGCGTTGGAACTGGATGTAGCACAACTCTCTTTGGCTACGGTCTATGGGTTTGTACAGACCCATAAACGTACAGATGCCAAAGCAATGAAAACACTTGTGGAACGTATCAGCAAAGAGGCTATCCATTCACAGGCCTATTATCTGGATGAAAAAACGTTAAATCTATTTTCGAATGCCTTTATCGCTTTGGATGTGGGATCCCCACCACCATTTGTACTGAATACGCTACTTTTGAAACTTCTGGCTCGAAAAAAACGGTAAAATATATTAAGACTCTAAAGGGGCCTCATGAAAATATATCAACTTGGACATATCACAGACAAAAAAGCAGCCCTTAAAGCACTCAATGTAGAGAGTGGCGGTGTGGATATAATGGCAAAGAAGATGGAACTTCTCCATTTTTTCATCAAAGACCTTAAAACTCCCGCTGCAAATATACTCAAACAAGATGCCCTCAGCATAGGCGCAGAACTTGCTGTGCCCGGAGGGGTCATACTCTGTGAAAAACCCACTTATGACTGTATTCTTATGGGAACGAGAAAACATATGGAGACCCTTTCTAGAAAAGAGTTGGCACAGCCTTTTGGACTTAAAACGGTTGCTATGGAACTGAAGAGATTTCTCTCCGCTAAAACCTATCCTACACAGATCATGGGTGTGATCAATGCGAACGATGACAGTTTCTTTTCGGGAAGCAGATTCAAGGCTGAAGATGCCATCAGAAAGATCAAAGAGATGATAGACAAGGGTGCAACGATCATCGATATCGGCGCTGTCTCTTCCCGTCCGGGGGCAGATGAGGTCAGTGCAGAAGAGGAGTTGGCACGCATGAAACCTGTCTGCGACATCATCAAAGCGGAAAAACTCTATGAGCAGGTAACATTTTCTGTAGACAGTTATACCCCTGTTGTCGTTGAGTATGCGCTTCAGAGCGGATTCACGCTGATCAACGATATCACGGGAGCGAGTGATGATACGCTTATCAAGCTTGCAGTGAAATATGATGCCAGGCTTTGCATCATGCATATGAAAGGCACGCCGAAGACCATGCAGAGTGACCCACACTATGATGATGTCATGGTGGAGATCAGTGATTTTTTTGAGGCGCGTATCGCTCAATGTGAAGCATTGGGGATTCAGAGAAAAAACATCATTCTGGATGTAGGGATAGGCTTTGGCAAAACCTTGGAACACAATCTGACGTTGATCAGGAACATGGCGCACTTTAAAGTCTTTGGCTGTGAAGTGCTGGTGGGTGCAAGCAGGAAAGGGATGATAGACAAAATCAGCACTTCCACACCGGAGCAACGTTTGCCGGGTACCTTGGCGATCCACCTTAAAGCGGTTGAGAACGGGGCTTCGATCGTACGTTGTCATGATGTGGCTGAGCATCAACAGGCTTTGGCAGTTTTGAGAGCGATGCAGTAAGATCGTGGTACGTATACTAAAATGGACACTCGGTTCTGTCCTGCTTGCAGTGACAGCCCTGATTGTCATATATATCTCTGTCTCAAAACAGGCAGAGCCGAATCTCTATGACACGGTCGACAAAATCCCGGTAAAAAAAGCTGCTTTGGTATTAGGTACAGCCAAATATATGGTCGGTGGCGGGAAAAACTACTTTTATACCTATCGTATACGTGCTGCGGTCGATCTTTTTAAGGCAGGAAAAGTAAAAGCCATAGTGGTTTCCGGGGACAACAGTACCAAGTATTATAATGAGACCAGCAAGATGCAAAAAGATCTGATAAAAGCAGGGGTGCCACGCCGCTATATTACCATGGATCCTTTTGGGTTAAGAACCCTCGATTCTGTGGTAAGAGCTGAAGCGATTTTTGACCTAAAAGACTATATAATCGTCTCTCAGAAATTTCACCTTGAAAGGGCGTTGTTCATCGCCAGAGCCAAAGGACAGAAAGCCATAGGTTTTATAGCCAAAGATATACCGGGTACGATGACTGCCTACAGGATGAAAGCAAGAGAGTATTTTGCAAGGGCAAAAGCTTTTATGGATGTGTATATCCTGCATACCGTGCCGAAGTATGACGGAAAAAAAGAGAAAGTAAACTATAAAAAATGACAAACGAACAATATCAAAAAAAGATCCAACTCCTTAAAAAATGGGCCCATGCCTACTATGTCGAAGATAACCCTGTCGCCACAGATGAAGAGTATGACAGCCTTTACCATGAAGTGTTGGAGTATGAAAGGGAGAACCCTGCAGATGTGGCTGAAGATTCTCCTACAAAACGTGTAGGGGGTGTGGTGCGTGATGAGTTTTCCAAAGCGAAACATATCAAACGCATGTGGAGTATGGAGGATGTCTTTGACCGCAGTGAAGTGGTTGAGTGGCTGGAGCGTGTTGAAAAGAATGTAGGAGCGTGTGAGTATTTCTGTGAACCCAAGTTTGACGGTGCGAGTATGAACCTTCTTTATGAAGGTGGAAAGCTTGTGCGTGCCATCACCCGAGGAGATGGTGTGATCGGTGAAGAGGTAACGGATAATGTACGGACCATACGTTCTGTACCACTTACGATCGATTATGATGGACGTATCGAGATACGTGGTGAAGTGGTGATACGCAAGAGTGACTTTGAGAAGATCAATGCAGAGAGGCTTGAAGAGGGTGAAACTCTCTTTGCCAATCCGCGTAATGCCGCAGCAGGAAGTTTACGACAGCTTGACAGTTCCATTACGGCTAAAAGAAGACTGGTCTTCTATCCGTGGGGGCTTGGTGAGAACAGCCTGGCACATCGAAAGCTTTCAGAGAAGATGGACTATGTCTATACTTTGGGCTTTTTAGAGCCGCCGTTTGCACAGGACTGTCAGGGCATCGATGAGATAGAAGCCTTTTACCGTATGCTCATCGAGAAGCGTGATGAGATACCGATGATGATGGACGGGATGGTACTCAAGGTCGATGAAGTCGCCAAACAGGAGGAGCTTGGATACACGGTGAAGTTTCCCAAGTGGATGTGTGCCTATAAGTTCCCTGCAGTCGAGAAAGTCACCAAGATCAATGCAATCACACTTCAGGTGGGGCGTACGGGCGTAGTCACACCTGTAGCAGAGATCGAACCTGTGAACATTGAAGGTGCGATGGTAAGCCGTGCCACACTACACAACTTCGATGAGATCGAGCGTAAGGATATCCATATCGGTGACGCTGTCATCATCATACGAAGCGGGGATGTGATACCGAAGATCATCAAAGTCCTGGAAGATCGCAGAGACGGAAATGAAATGATCGTTACACGTCCTACAGTGTGTCCTACATGCCACAGTGAACTGCTTGATGAGGGCACGCTTATCAAATGTCAGAACCTTCACTGTCCTGACCGTGTGATCAACTCGATCATACACTTTGCGAGAAAAGGGTGTATGAATATCGACGGGTTGGGAGGCAAGATCGTTGAACTGCTCGTCAAAGAGGGGATCATCAAAGATATCCTTGATCTTTATTTCATCAAGTATGAAGACCTTGAACACCTTGAAGGCTTTAAAGAGAAGCGGATCAACAATCTTATAGGGGCTATCCAGGCAACCAAAGGCGTACCGCTGTACCGTCTGATCAATGCGATGGGTATCGAGCATATCGGAGAAGTAGCGAGTAAAGCGTTGGCACTGGAGTTTGGTTTGGGTATCGTAGATGCTGAATTTGATGCGGTAGTGGCTATAGACGGTATCGGTGAAGAGATGGCAAATTCACTGCTTGAGTTCATGCGTGTGAACCATGATTTTGTCCTCAAACTTTTTGAAGTGATCCAGCCTACCGTAGAAGAGAAAGTCGAAGCAGAAGAGAACCCTTTCAAAAGTAAAACGGTCGTACTGACCGGATCTATGTCTGTCAGCCGCGGGGTTATCAAAGAGATGCTTGAGAAACTGGGAGCCAAGGTCAGTGGTTCTGTGAGTAAAAAGACAGACTATGTGGTCTATGGTGAGGATGCAGGGTCCAAGTTGACCAAGGCTGAGAGTCTGGGAGTGAAAAC encodes the following:
- a CDS encoding RNA pyrophosphohydrolase; translation: MQKKKSYRPNVAAVILSSRYPDKCEFFVAHRSDIKNAWQFPQGGIDEGETPREALKRELLEEIGCDNVEVLGEFPEWITYDFPKRSRGKTYPFDGQTQKYFLVRLKESATINLQAYDIPEFEEYEFVEYEQLFKKVTYFKRKVYRRVIDYFIEEGLI
- a CDS encoding aspartate kinase; this translates as MLVVHKYGGTSVGDLDRIENVANRVAKAKEAGNDIVVVVSAMSGETNKLISYAEHFTKNPAKKEMDMLLSSGERVTAALLSIALQSKGYDAVAMTGRQAGIVTDNTHTYARIESIDPSAMQDAIGEGKIVIVAGFQGINKDGSVTTLGRGGSDLSAVALAGALKADQCEIYSDVDGIYTTDPRIEPNAKKLDTISYDEMLELSSLGAKVLQNRSVELAKKLNVKLYAKSSFSDNEGTLITKESNSMEEVLVSGVVLDKNQARVTLRGVSDRPGIAAEIFTMLAEANINVDMIIQNMGTDGSTNLGFTVPQSEHENAKRLMESFDHDIQGMDFDEHVCKVSVVGVGMKSHSGVAAAAFTVLAENNINIQMISTSEIKVSMVIDEKYGELAIRALHEAYELDK
- the folP gene encoding dihydropteroate synthase; this encodes MKIYQLGHITDKKAALKALNVESGGVDIMAKKMELLHFFIKDLKTPAANILKQDALSIGAELAVPGGVILCEKPTYDCILMGTRKHMETLSRKELAQPFGLKTVAMELKRFLSAKTYPTQIMGVINANDDSFFSGSRFKAEDAIRKIKEMIDKGATIIDIGAVSSRPGADEVSAEEELARMKPVCDIIKAEKLYEQVTFSVDSYTPVVVEYALQSGFTLINDITGASDDTLIKLAVKYDARLCIMHMKGTPKTMQSDPHYDDVMVEISDFFEARIAQCEALGIQRKNIILDVGIGFGKTLEHNLTLIRNMAHFKVFGCEVLVGASRKGMIDKISTSTPEQRLPGTLAIHLKAVENGASIVRCHDVAEHQQALAVLRAMQ
- the tatC gene encoding twin-arginine translocase subunit TatC, giving the protein MFSELRPHLVELRKRLGLSVLSVFIAFVIAFFFHEAILAWITAPLNEALDQVAHLSKKAADGMVTTHQVGGAFFVALKVSFFASILGALPFILYQIWLFVAPGLYNNEKKMILPFVIGGSVMFFVGVLFAYYVVTPFGFQFLITFGSFLYTPLINIEDYVGFFTKIMMGFGIAFELPVFAYFLALLGLVTDKTLKDFFKYAVLIIFVVAALLTPPDVLTQLLMAAPLVLLYGLSILIVRVVNPHVEDEDEDEDADEETAQSTL
- the ligA gene encoding NAD-dependent DNA ligase LigA yields the protein MTNEQYQKKIQLLKKWAHAYYVEDNPVATDEEYDSLYHEVLEYERENPADVAEDSPTKRVGGVVRDEFSKAKHIKRMWSMEDVFDRSEVVEWLERVEKNVGACEYFCEPKFDGASMNLLYEGGKLVRAITRGDGVIGEEVTDNVRTIRSVPLTIDYDGRIEIRGEVVIRKSDFEKINAERLEEGETLFANPRNAAAGSLRQLDSSITAKRRLVFYPWGLGENSLAHRKLSEKMDYVYTLGFLEPPFAQDCQGIDEIEAFYRMLIEKRDEIPMMMDGMVLKVDEVAKQEELGYTVKFPKWMCAYKFPAVEKVTKINAITLQVGRTGVVTPVAEIEPVNIEGAMVSRATLHNFDEIERKDIHIGDAVIIIRSGDVIPKIIKVLEDRRDGNEMIVTRPTVCPTCHSELLDEGTLIKCQNLHCPDRVINSIIHFARKGCMNIDGLGGKIVELLVKEGIIKDILDLYFIKYEDLEHLEGFKEKRINNLIGAIQATKGVPLYRLINAMGIEHIGEVASKALALEFGLGIVDAEFDAVVAIDGIGEEMANSLLEFMRVNHDFVLKLFEVIQPTVEEKVEAEENPFKSKTVVLTGSMSVSRGVIKEMLEKLGAKVSGSVSKKTDYVVYGEDAGSKLTKAESLGVKTLTEEEMREML
- a CDS encoding vancomycin high temperature exclusion protein, with product MVRILKWTLGSVLLAVTALIVIYISVSKQAEPNLYDTVDKIPVKKAALVLGTAKYMVGGGKNYFYTYRIRAAVDLFKAGKVKAIVVSGDNSTKYYNETSKMQKDLIKAGVPRRYITMDPFGLRTLDSVVRAEAIFDLKDYIIVSQKFHLERALFIARAKGQKAIGFIAKDIPGTMTAYRMKAREYFARAKAFMDVYILHTVPKYDGKKEKVNYKK
- the hemW gene encoding radical SAM family heme chaperone HemW, whose amino-acid sequence is MLIYLHIPYCDSKCHYCSFNTYVDKFETQSKYMKALYQQLTFELGRFDVKPQSVETLFIGGGTPSTVDPELYAPIFELLHPYLKKNAEITTEANPNSADKAWLEGMRKLGVNRVSFGVQSFHAQKLKALNRAHNPQQAKDAIHTAKALGFEHLSLDLIYNYRGDTKELLLDDIKEAFSLPIDHISAYELTIEDGTKFSMTPELRQDNEDLAFFVSDEIEKRGFKAYEISNFGTYQSRHNRGYWELKNYIGAGAGAVGFLKNRRFYPQTDIETYVADPLSITEEALTPDELLTEKIFLGLRSSVGVEKALLTEAMLQKAYTLCEKKKLRCDTTHYYNDNFFLSDELALYILG
- a CDS encoding DNA polymerase III subunit delta', producing the protein MRLVSQVIISSDIDDTVIQLEGLQQNERFVKIIKEDNFLVEDAKLAIEKAHMASDETTVIILAAKTFSPVVQNKLLKVIEEPPPRTEFVLITPNKATILDTIRSRLPITVCASYVEEEALELDVAQLSLATVYGFVQTHKRTDAKAMKTLVERISKEAIHSQAYYLDEKTLNLFSNAFIALDVGSPPPFVLNTLLLKLLARKKR
- a CDS encoding HobA family DNA replication regulator, with the translated sequence MQQLLKWTLETIREEESSFSWMEEYRYEWAPLAKSAVSQSIEGKTALIITDESHEWFAKYILNHINDLKKNRPLLPFYALLSCFPHLHAMKSTQDLQLLEDMLEISYPNGYYIWYIGKGDHPLTKLAYRNENSFLWVMDEEVQDSFAFRSSDPLLDIKLLQLYKLFDNTLSAALFGDLDLES
- the tatB gene encoding Sec-independent protein translocase protein TatB, with protein sequence MFGIGFTELLLISIVAILFLGPDKLPQAMIEVAKFIKGVKKTVSEAKSSLEEEMKIADLKEEALNYKKQLDDATNELRNFKNIDFDEFEEEISTESPKAVSKENQSDTAETAQNEGVATQVEAKNDTVTFTKPKKQKKKEATDETTDKPEGDA